Within the Borrelia parkeri genome, the region AAAAACAAAGTAGAGTAATAAAACTAAAAAAATTACTCATTTTAACCTACTGGCCAGTAGGATGTTTATCTAAATCACTTTTCAATAAAATTTTAACAAAAAATTACAGATACATAATAGATGAAGTTTTAACTCTAAAGTATGATGAGATTCTAAAATACCTAAAAACAATTAAGACTTTCAGTCTTAATGAAATTTTTTACAAAGGATCAAATAAAAATTCTAATTTTAACTACTTTTTTAGTGAATTTATGAAATATACCCCTAACGATTTTCAAAACACTTTAAAAACTTATTTATTTTCACTTGAAAAAACTGCAATACAACAATACCTGGAATGGTTTTTTAAAGACAAAGTACCAAATGAATGGGAAGATTTCATCTTTGCAATTGAATATCTTGAAACGCATAAACTGCTCAACCTAAGTTCCAATATCAAAGATATCATCATAGCAAAATTTAAAGCAGAAGAATTTTTTGTATCTTTTGAAAAAATGAATTTCAATCCATACAAAAGTTCAAAAATATTTCAAAATAAAAATATAAAAAGAATATTTTTACAAAATATAATAAATTATATAAAAGACAACTCAACAAAAATAGATACATACGGATGGATTGCATTTTACATTTATGCAGATAAAAATGATAAGGCACAATTCTCAAAAGATATAAAAAACTTTTTTGAGAACAAAAACCTTGAAATTCAAAATCAAATATTTGTATATTTTTTATCCTTTTATCCAAATATTGATAAAAAACATTTTGAATTCATATCAGAAATAATGATACACCTCGATAAAGATAAAATTTCAATACCTCAAGAAATAATAAAAATGCAAGAAATAAGTCCTTACAGATTAAATTATCGTAAATCATACATTTTTGTCAAATCATTAATTTTAAGAACAAGGGTATTTAAAATATTACATAAAAATATTAAACTAGAACTGCTATTTAAACTAGAAGAATTTAAAACTGAAACATTACTACCTGCCATATGCTATATTACTTGTCATTCCAAACCAAATGCATTAAAAGAAGAACAAACAATGTCATCCGAAAAAAAAGAAGAAATAATGAAATTTATTACATTTTTAACTAAAGAATAAAATAAATTTGATTTTAAGACACTATGAAATATAGAAATATTTATCTTAAAGTAATAAAATAGTACTCATAAAAGATATGAATAAATGTTTATTATTGCTCAAAAATCTGATTGTCTTGCTTATTTTATTACTTAATTCAAATTTGGCATACTCTCAAAGATTAATTAGAATTGGACAAGAAGAGATAAAAAATAAAAATTATTCACAAGCAATAAAAATCCTAAGTGAAGCCATTCAGAAATACCCAAAAGTACAAAACGGCTATTACTTTCTAGCAATAGCCTATAGAGAAAATAATCAACTAACCGAAGCAGAAGGGGCTCTGCTTGATGGAATTGCAATAGGAGGAGACATTGATTATAAGTTATATTTTGAACTGGGTAACATAATGTTTAAACGAGGTGAGGGTTATTATAACTTAGCAATCAAATATTATTCCAATTCAGTTAAAAATATGCCCAATTATGACAAAGCACTTCTTAATAGAGCAAATTCTTACGTTGAACAAGGAAAAATTAATTTTAAAGAAAAAAATTACAAAAATGCATGGGATTCATACACTATGGCAATCCATGATTATTCACAATTTATTACATTAAGATATGAAAGTGAAAAAAAAAATGCTATTCTCCACATGATAGCTCTGTTAAGAAATAAAAAAGCCGCTCTTGAAGAACTTGACAACAGTCTTAAAAATAGAAGTGAATACATTGCCACAGAACAGCAAAAAGATAACGATAACAACAATAAACAAGAACATATGAGCAAAAATGATAACAAAAATAAACAAGAACATATGAGCAAAAATGATAACAAAAATAAACAAGAGCATATGAGCAAAAATGATAACAAAAATAAACAAGAGCATATGAGCAAAAACGATAACAAAAATAAACAAGAACATATAAGTAAAAACGATAACAACAATAAACAAGAACATATGAGCAAAAATGATAACAAAAATAAACAAGAGCATATGAGCAAAAACGATAACAAAAACACACAAGAGCATATGAGCAAAAACGATAACAAAAACACACAAGAGCATATGAAGAAAAACGACAACAAAAATAAACAAGGGCATATGAGCAAAAACGATAACAAAAACACACAAGAGCATATGAAGAAAAACGACAACAAAAATAAACAAGGGCATATGAGCAAAAACGATAACAAAAATAAACAAGAGCATATGAGCAAAAACGACAACAAAAATAAACAAGGGCATATGAGCAAAAACGATAACAAAAACACACAAGAGCATATGAGCAAAAACGATAACAAAAACACACAAGAGCATATGAGCAAAAACGATAACAAAAACACACAAGAGCATATGAAGAAAAACGACAACAAAAATAAACAAGGGCATATGAGCAAAAACGATAACAAAAATAAACAAGAGCATATGAGCAAAAACGATAACAAAAATAAACAAGAGCATATGAAGAAAAACGACAACAAAAACACACAAGAGCATATGAGCAAAAACGATAACAAAAACACACAAGAGCATATGAAAAAAAACGATAACAAAAATAAACAAGAACATGAAAAGAAAAAAACAATGTTAAAAGGCAAATTTGAAGATAATTTAAAAACAGATTCTTTAATTGAACTAGACAAAATTAATTGGCAAGAGGAGTTGAACATAGATGAATAAAAGAAAAAATTTACCCACACTAATAATTTTAATAATATTACTTATTGCTTCATTTGGAGGACTTGGTTATTACGTATATAAAGAACGCCTAAATAAAAACAATCAAGAAATAATGCTGAATGAAGTAAAAAACAGCATTATGGATAGAAATTATAAAAAAGCACACTCAATAACAAAAATTCTAAAAGATAAATACCCACAAAATACAGATATTGCAATGCTTGAAAACACTCTTTCCGAACTTGCAAATAATAGTCCTTTTGAATCAAAAGATTTACAAAGAGATACAGCTAATCAAATATTAGATAAAATACAAGGAAAACAACAATTAATACCTATGAATAATGAAAATTCTGAAATTGCTTTTAACAATAGATATATAAAAGATACTACAAAAATAGAAAATTATGCTGATAGAAAAGATGATACTGGAATTGAAAACGAAGACATTTTAGAATTTCATCAAAACACAGTCCCTGAGAACTTAAGAAAAAACATAAATAAAATAACAAAACAACAAGAATCAACTCCAAACAACGATAAATCTATTGAGAATAAAAAAAATCTATTTAACTTAAAAAAACTAAAAGAAAATCTCAACAAAGAATTAAATCAAACCAAGACCACCCAGTTCAACACTACAAAACAAGTTATCAAAACACACGAACAAAATGAAGATAAACTTATACAAAAAAATACAGATGACTCTAGGGAAAATAAAACAAAACAAATTGACAAAGTTATCGAAATTTCTCCCTCTCTCAAACCAAAAACTAAAAAAGAGATCCCAAACAGAAAAGATACTCATAAAAATCAAATAATCGAAAAAATAGAGAGACCTTATAGTTATGTAATAAAAAAAGTACTTTATGAAATATTAGATAACATTAATACCGGGGATCCCTCACTTGCCAAAGAAAGACTTAATGAGCTCATTAAAAAAGGATTGAGTGACAAATTCAATAAAGTTAATGACTTAATTGATAAACTACAGACCCAAGAAGCGGCCAATCTATTAATTAAATTAATAAAACAAGATATAGAGCCAAATTCAATAAGTATAGAAAAAGCTCCTTTCAAAAAGGAGCTTTTCAAACAAAAACAACCCAAAGAAGAAAAATTCCCCACAAAAGATCACTTAACAGATAATAAAATAA harbors:
- a CDS encoding BB_0208 family protein; this encodes MKIAPKYQEFYNSLSILKKYININIEEKILRYSILSKLYKLNEEEIQNLIKISQDYELKKNKINITLEEYYYEKIQDKKIKNWILEIIREKNSLQIKKETNLISKRSGITYKLNSTNFLKIIEIQNNSKYTQEKKELYKQLILNFSSNLKIENLEPTIDILIAVKHRNKEKIKRILKYNQSFQRLFKSSLGKKQSRVIKLKKLLILTYWPVGCLSKSLFNKILTKNYRYIIDEVLTLKYDEILKYLKTIKTFSLNEIFYKGSNKNSNFNYFFSEFMKYTPNDFQNTLKTYLFSLEKTAIQQYLEWFFKDKVPNEWEDFIFAIEYLETHKLLNLSSNIKDIIIAKFKAEEFFVSFEKMNFNPYKSSKIFQNKNIKRIFLQNIINYIKDNSTKIDTYGWIAFYIYADKNDKAQFSKDIKNFFENKNLEIQNQIFVYFLSFYPNIDKKHFEFISEIMIHLDKDKISIPQEIIKMQEISPYRLNYRKSYIFVKSLILRTRVFKILHKNIKLELLFKLEEFKTETLLPAICYITCHSKPNALKEEQTMSSEKKEEIMKFITFLTKE